The Deltaproteobacteria bacterium region GGCTGTGAGGCTTGGCTGAGCTTCGTACTGGGGCGAGGCGGCTATCGAAATCCGGAGCAATTCGTGGCTGACATTGACAGTGTGACGCCAGCGTCAGCACAAAATGGAACGCGGCGGAGCCGACGGTTGCCGACCACAGGTCGCGGGAGACACATGGCCTCGGAATAAGGCTCCTTACTCTTTCCGCCGCTTCGACAAGGTGCGCATCAGCAAGGTGGACGTAGCCGTCCGTGGTCCGGTGTCGGCGATGTCCGACGGCCGACTAGCGGCATGGCTTCGCCCGACAGGATGGTCTGGCTGGCACTGCTCCCGGCGTCGATCCGTCGCGCGATTTGCACGGCCAACTGTGGTGTGGGCATCGGCTCTTACCATCCCACGCTGGTCCCAATGGCAAGATGCTGAGGAACGCTATCGGGAGGCAACGGTTCTAAACCGAAACAGTACTGAGATCCGTACCTATCAAGAGCCGAAGTCCTGATGTGCCGCAAAGGACAGGCCGCGTTTAGCTACCAGCATGATCGGACCCTTCCTTCTCGAGGCGCCACTGGTCCGACTTTGGATCCCTGTGTAGTGTGTATTTGTCGGTGGTCGGCAGTATTGTCCTTGCTGTAAGCGGTCGTGGATTCGTTGAGGATTGTGGCATATGACGTGCTCCCCTTGATTGTCCTCTGACTTGAGAGGTTGGTGTTAGCCCAGAGCGGAGGGGAACATGCCCAAGGGGAATTCAGTAGCCGACACCGGATCCAACCGATAGTAGGTCGTCCCTAACCAGGAACCGCTTGCGCTCCCCTTCCTGTGGCAAAAAGCAGGACTGGATGTCGGGGGGAATCGGGATGTAGACTTGGTTGGCGACGAAGATGGTGCAAGTAGGGAAGCGCCCGCCACCGGGTTCGTCGGAAATCAATGTGCGCGATTCGAGGTCGTAGTAGAGCCCGTATTCCTCGGAACGGTGGGCGAAGATGAACAACACTCTCTGGCCCCCCCACACGATTGATGTGGTGTGCGGCTGAAGGAAGAACTCCGCCTTGTCCTCTTTCGCCTTGTGGCCCAGCGCCAGGAAGCACCTGTATCCGGTCAGCGCGGGCTCGGCGAGCGGAATTGTCAGCAGCTTCGCGCTGCAGGACACGTCCGAACGGATGATCGCCGGAAGCGCTTCGAGTGACAGCATTTCGTCCTGGGTGTCGCTTTTGAGCGCTTCCTGATTGGCCGCCACGTCGGGCAGCACGTCTCCCATGCTCGCTGCCGACGCAAAGTCCAGCACCTGAACGTCGTTACGGGAGATGGCCATCGCCCGCTTTATCGCCTCCGCGACGGCGACCCGGTCGTTCCGAACGTCGTCCCAGAATGTTAGGTCTGGGAACTCCTGAATATCGTCCCTCTCGTACTCGATTGCTTCTCGCCTGCGACGGATCATCTGCAGAAACGCTTGGGTCCCTTGAGTCTGGCTGTTCGGGACGTAACGGGAAATGCGTTGGAAAATCACGCCCCGTACGAAGTCGATGACCATGGCCCCAAACGCTGAATACTCGTTCTCGTACAGTCCGACGATCACCTCGATGGCGCTCAGGTCACGCTCGATGGTGACCACTACGCTCCCGTCGTGCTTCTCTGCGAACACTGGAATCCGGTGGCTGATGTGGCCGAACCGTACCTCCGATGACAAAAGGTAGTCCTTTTCGAGAATCGACTGGATCCGGAACAGGATCGCGTATTCCGAGCGGCTGTACTCCGAGCCGGGCAAGACCTCCGTAACTTGTGGCTCGTCCGAAATCTCGGAGATATGGCCGCTGCAGAACCGCTCAATGTACTCGCGCTCGCACCGGCGTCGCGGATCGTAGCGGGCAATCAGAAGCAGTGGTGACTCATCGCTGGACAACTGGTCGACCAAGCCACGGTCCGTTCCGGCATAGCTACGATAGTGCCTTTCCGTGTCCGCTCGGATGACGCCTAGTTCGAGACGTTCGTCGGTATCCGTACCGATCCGGAGCAGCTCGCACAACTCGTACCTCGAATTGCTCACGACCCACCTCATGAACGCTGAGCTGGAGTCGCACTCCGGCCTCCCTGATAACAGTCGCGACACGATTTCATCCACGTCCGCGAGCATCGACTGAATTAGCTGCATGCTCGTCGATGTCAGCGCCTCGCGCCCGGCCGTGGGGTAAAGCTCCATCAAATCCACAACGCCGCCGAACTGGTAGGCCGTCGCCGCGCCCACCGTCGCCAAGCCAAATCCGTTCCTGTAGGTACGCAGGCCGGGTGTGTCGCTTCGCAGTGTCATCGAGCCGTGCATTTCTTGGTCCGACCACGTCATGCGGTCCAGCCGTACCCACACGTCGCCGTTCTGGGCGACCGCCAGATCCACGTGCGCGCCAAGTCGGCCCGCGGTCTCGTAGCTCTGTCCACGCCAGGACACTGGCGGAAGGGGTACGATTTCTTCGTCCCTGTGGCCGCTCTCCTGGTTTCCGTTCACGTACACGGGAACCTTTAGAAGCGACACGAAGTCCGATATGTAGCGACGGGCTTCGTCGAGATCGAACTGCCCGTCCGCCGGGAGGAACGCCGTTACGGTGGTGCCCGGTTCGCCAGTGGAAGGCAAAGGCACGAGATCAATGCACTCCTGGTTGATTGACAGGTTCTCCTTGGCCACGCTGCTCCGCGACCGTTCGCCGGTTGCCGAACTCTCCGTTTCCACCTCCAAACGCTCCGCAACGCCGAAGTTTGCCATCGCCCCAATGCCGAACGTCCCTACGACTCCAGCTTTCCTCGCCTCCTCGGTGTTTTTCCCGCTGTTTCCCGCGTACCAATAGTTGGCCTCCAGTTCGTCCGCTGTCATCCCGTTGCCGTTGTCGCTCACGGTTACGGTGTTGGTGCCTATGCGAACGTCGATCCTCGGAGAGAAGCTATCGTCGCCGCGCCTCCTCATCAGAATCGCGTCGAATGCATTCTGCACGTTTTCGCGGAGAAGCGAGAGCGGCGACTGGTAGATGTCTCGCGCAAACAACTCGATCACGCGGTCGCTCTTGACTTGGAGCTGCATTTTCCTCGAGTTCATTGTCGTCTCCCGCTCATAACCCCGAGGCGTTCGACTCGTTCCCGTAGCTCCCGTCGAACATGCTCCGCCAAGGGCGGTCCATCAGACCGCCGCAGATGTGCGAGCGCGTCTTCAATCCTGCCCAACCGAGTCAACGCTTCAACCAACTGGATACGTTCGTCACCAGTTTCGGGGTTCGACAGCACGACCGCCAGTTCGTTCCATCGCTCGGACTGCTCCGCTGCCTGGATCAGCAACCTTCGGCCGTACGGTTCGTCCGTACAGTCGACGCGCGATAGGACATCAAACGCTTCTGTCGAGCGGCCAGCCCGGAGGTGCGACTCGGCCTCGAGAATCAGCTCGCTACGGCGTGTGCGGTCGGTGTCGACCTGTACTCCGTCCGTTGCCTTGGTCGACGAAAGTCGCATCCTAACGAGTCCGTTTGCGAATCCCATCACCCCTGCACTAGGTGCGAAATGGTTTCCCCGCGTCATTTCCCGCACGTGCACCCTCGCTTCTGAATAGTCGTCTGACACGATGACAACGTTGTACTGGCGATTGACTCCTCGAGGAAGGTC contains the following coding sequences:
- a CDS encoding ATP-binding protein codes for the protein MNSRKMQLQVKSDRVIELFARDIYQSPLSLLRENVQNAFDAILMRRRGDDSFSPRIDVRIGTNTVTVSDNGNGMTADELEANYWYAGNSGKNTEEARKAGVVGTFGIGAMANFGVAERLEVETESSATGERSRSSVAKENLSINQECIDLVPLPSTGEPGTTVTAFLPADGQFDLDEARRYISDFVSLLKVPVYVNGNQESGHRDEEIVPLPPVSWRGQSYETAGRLGAHVDLAVAQNGDVWVRLDRMTWSDQEMHGSMTLRSDTPGLRTYRNGFGLATVGAATAYQFGGVVDLMELYPTAGREALTSTSMQLIQSMLADVDEIVSRLLSGRPECDSSSAFMRWVVSNSRYELCELLRIGTDTDERLELGVIRADTERHYRSYAGTDRGLVDQLSSDESPLLLIARYDPRRRCEREYIERFCSGHISEISDEPQVTEVLPGSEYSRSEYAILFRIQSILEKDYLLSSEVRFGHISHRIPVFAEKHDGSVVVTIERDLSAIEVIVGLYENEYSAFGAMVIDFVRGVIFQRISRYVPNSQTQGTQAFLQMIRRRREAIEYERDDIQEFPDLTFWDDVRNDRVAVAEAIKRAMAISRNDVQVLDFASAASMGDVLPDVAANQEALKSDTQDEMLSLEALPAIIRSDVSCSAKLLTIPLAEPALTGYRCFLALGHKAKEDKAEFFLQPHTTSIVWGGQRVLFIFAHRSEEYGLYYDLESRTLISDEPGGGRFPTCTIFVANQVYIPIPPDIQSCFLPQEGERKRFLVRDDLLSVGSGVGY